Proteins co-encoded in one Acidobacteriota bacterium genomic window:
- the leuD gene encoding 3-isopropylmalate dehydratase small subunit, producing MDKFTTFEGLVAPLFQTNIDTDQIIPKQFLTRIERTGYGAFLFNDWRLNPDGSPRADFVLNDPKYAGASILVAGANFGCGSSREHAPWSLLDYGFRAVIAPSFGDIFFNNSLKNGFLPVRLDEKVVEGIVEKAKTLDNYKLTIDLEHKTVTDDHGLNASFEIDEFRRFCLLNGLDDIGLTLQNEGKITEYEQKTGIASHFATA from the coding sequence ATGGACAAATTCACGACATTCGAAGGCTTGGTCGCTCCTTTGTTTCAGACGAATATCGACACCGACCAGATCATCCCAAAACAATTCCTCACCCGCATCGAACGCACGGGTTACGGCGCGTTTTTGTTTAATGACTGGCGGTTGAACCCGGATGGTTCGCCGAGGGCGGATTTTGTTCTCAACGATCCAAAATACGCCGGAGCTTCGATCCTTGTTGCCGGAGCAAATTTCGGCTGCGGATCGTCGCGTGAGCATGCTCCGTGGAGTCTGCTGGATTATGGCTTTCGGGCAGTGATCGCTCCGAGCTTTGGCGATATCTTTTTTAATAACAGCCTGAAGAACGGCTTTCTGCCGGTTCGTCTGGATGAAAAGGTCGTGGAGGGCATCGTCGAAAAAGCGAAAACGCTCGATAATTACAAACTCACCATCGACCTCGAACACAAAACCGTCACCGACGATCACGGCCTCAATGCTTCATTCGAGATCGACGAATTCCGTCGCTTCTGCCTGCTCAACGGGCTAGACGACATTGGCCTGACGCTGCAAAACGAGGGCAAGATCACCGAATATGAACAAAAGACCGGCATTGCATCACACTTCGCCACTGCGTAA
- a CDS encoding heparinase II/III family protein — protein MLRYIIFLILLSGPVFGQITQRNLLATRYKLEDVKASLISKAAWKPYPKTPAEWKARVPQTLLDEIVKKGEQALAKEIPQIPATLILEYVRNGDRGRFEAKSFGRRNQLMDLVLAESIENKGRFTDAIANYVWAICEETYWGVPAHLAVQKARSGLPDADDPTVDLFGAETAATLALTDYFVGEKLDKVSPLLRKRIYSDAYSKIFEPIKQAKRYNWLDATTKVNNWNPWIMSNLMTANLLLEPDEAKRAENLYQYMKWLDIYINGLGEDGGCDEGPSYWFAAGGSVFDSLEVLKSATNGRVSIYDNPLIKKMASYIYKMHIADNYFVDFADADPKFSGDGLLLYRFGKAIKGEKLSEFGQYLYSRNKLTIGEGFQKPRRIDNYLTVKDLPSATISYTPVTDAWFSDIEAMTARTRSGLFLASHAGHNDESHNHNDVGDFIVYLGNEPVIIDTGRGNYTSKTFSSKRYELWFTQSEYHNLPIINGFGQKAGKVFTASNVKHSSDDNVTSLSMDISKAYPKEAGINFWNRTVKLDREADTVVIVDDYSIAKPVSLQQVFMTVCDGDISEPGKIRLTMPSGKVVVLSYDANAWAVSALEKPSMEGPEYSSFKSKWNDRTITRIVLTAKNLKPATNIKYSVSVSK, from the coding sequence ATGCTCCGATATATTATTTTCCTGATCCTCCTTTCGGGTCCAGTTTTTGGACAGATCACTCAACGAAATCTGCTCGCAACACGTTACAAGCTCGAAGACGTAAAAGCCAGCCTTATCTCAAAGGCGGCGTGGAAGCCGTACCCGAAAACTCCGGCCGAATGGAAGGCCCGCGTGCCGCAGACCCTGCTAGACGAGATCGTGAAGAAAGGTGAGCAGGCACTCGCCAAAGAGATACCGCAGATCCCGGCAACCCTGATCCTCGAATATGTGAGAAATGGCGATCGCGGCCGGTTTGAGGCCAAGTCGTTTGGCCGCCGTAATCAGTTGATGGATCTCGTCTTAGCAGAATCGATCGAGAACAAAGGCCGATTTACCGATGCAATTGCGAATTACGTCTGGGCCATATGTGAAGAAACGTATTGGGGCGTTCCGGCTCATCTCGCCGTACAAAAGGCAAGAAGTGGTTTGCCGGACGCTGACGATCCAACGGTCGATCTATTTGGCGCGGAAACTGCGGCGACGCTCGCGTTAACCGATTATTTCGTTGGCGAAAAGCTCGACAAAGTTTCGCCTTTGCTGCGAAAACGCATTTACTCAGATGCGTACAGCAAGATCTTTGAACCGATCAAACAGGCAAAACGCTACAACTGGCTAGACGCCACAACGAAGGTCAATAACTGGAACCCGTGGATCATGTCCAACCTGATGACCGCCAATCTCCTGCTCGAACCGGACGAGGCAAAGCGGGCGGAAAACCTTTATCAGTACATGAAATGGCTCGATATCTACATCAACGGCCTCGGCGAAGATGGCGGTTGTGACGAAGGGCCGAGCTACTGGTTCGCGGCGGGAGGCAGTGTATTTGATTCGCTTGAGGTGCTAAAAAGTGCGACCAACGGCCGCGTCTCGATCTACGATAACCCGTTGATCAAAAAGATGGCGTCCTACATCTACAAGATGCACATCGCGGATAATTATTTCGTTGATTTTGCTGATGCAGATCCGAAATTCAGCGGTGATGGTCTGCTGCTTTATCGATTTGGAAAAGCGATCAAGGGCGAAAAGCTGAGTGAATTTGGCCAATATCTCTATTCTAGAAACAAGCTAACGATCGGCGAGGGCTTTCAAAAACCACGACGGATCGATAATTATCTGACGGTGAAAGACCTGCCAAGCGCGACAATCTCTTACACACCGGTTACAGACGCATGGTTCTCGGACATCGAGGCAATGACGGCCAGAACCAGATCCGGTCTCTTCCTAGCCTCACACGCCGGGCACAATGACGAAAGTCACAACCACAATGATGTTGGCGACTTTATCGTTTATTTAGGGAACGAGCCAGTGATTATCGACACCGGACGCGGCAACTACACCTCAAAAACGTTCTCATCAAAACGCTACGAGCTGTGGTTCACGCAATCCGAATATCACAACCTGCCGATCATAAACGGCTTCGGCCAGAAAGCTGGCAAGGTTTTCACAGCCTCAAACGTTAAGCACTCATCGGATGACAACGTTACATCCCTCTCGATGGATATTTCGAAAGCCTATCCCAAAGAAGCTGGGATAAATTTCTGGAACCGAACCGTAAAACTCGATCGTGAGGCCGACACTGTAGTTATCGTTGATGATTATTCGATAGCAAAACCTGTTTCGTTGCAGCAAGTTTTTATGACGGTATGCGATGGTGATATCTCGGAGCCAGGCAAGATCAGACTTACCATGCCTAGCGGAAAAGTCGTCGTCCTGAGTTATGATGCGAATGCCTGGGCTGTATCTGCGTTAGAAAAACCGTCTATGGAAGGCCCCGAATACAGCAGCTTTAAGTCAAAATGGAATGATCGGACAATCACCAGGATCGTGCTCACAGCAAAAAACTTGAAGCCAGCGACGAACATCAAATACTCCGTCTCAGTTTCTAAATAA
- a CDS encoding NfeD family protein, protein MDQLAWIPWLVLGVVLIVAEIFTLGFVLLWFGIGAIAAALVGVLGGGLFLQFLVFAITSISLTAMSRTIFSAYFSHDDKNAMKSGVDGLPGKVGTVSEASKGALNEAAVKVYGSTWTAYPIEGETDLIQGEKVEVVEVRGSSIYVRRVTNELPEWRNEN, encoded by the coding sequence ATGGATCAACTTGCTTGGATACCGTGGCTTGTTTTGGGTGTCGTGCTGATCGTGGCGGAGATATTTACGCTTGGGTTTGTGCTGCTTTGGTTCGGTATCGGAGCGATAGCTGCAGCTCTGGTCGGCGTGCTTGGTGGCGGGTTGTTCTTGCAGTTTCTTGTATTTGCGATAACTTCGATCAGCCTGACGGCAATGTCTAGGACGATCTTCTCGGCCTACTTTTCGCACGATGACAAGAATGCTATGAAGTCCGGCGTTGATGGCCTGCCCGGAAAGGTTGGAACGGTGTCGGAGGCGAGCAAAGGGGCGCTGAACGAAGCAGCCGTAAAAGTTTATGGTTCGACGTGGACCGCCTATCCGATCGAGGGCGAAACAGATTTGATCCAGGGCGAAAAGGTCGAAGTGGTTGAAGTTAGAGGCTCGTCGATCTACGTTCGACGGGTGACGAATGAACTTCCCGAGTGGCGCAACGAGAATTAA
- the leuB gene encoding 3-isopropylmalate dehydrogenase, with product MKITILPGDGIGPEVCRQSVNVLTEVAAAFEISIETEEHLIGGSAIKATGSPFPAETEAACISSDAVLLGAVGAPEFDHLLPEHRPEIGLLKLRQALGGFANLRPAAAVPALIDSSPLRREIFEGTDLLIVRELLGGLYFGTPRGFNEDNTVGYNTMRYSVTEVERVAHVAFQSARGRRKKLTSVDKANVLEASRLWRQTVTKVAEQYPDVALDHLFVDACAMHLVTDPKQFDVILTENLFGDILSDEAAVLTGSLGMLPSATIGGKVDFYEPIHGSAPEIAGKNIANPLGAIASAAMLLRYTAKNELAAAAIEKAINWVLEKGHRTADIAGAGGKVVNSTTEMGAMVASRAVEFANVNNAYHAV from the coding sequence ATGAAGATCACGATCCTGCCGGGTGACGGTATTGGGCCTGAAGTTTGTCGGCAATCGGTCAATGTTTTGACTGAGGTTGCAGCTGCGTTTGAGATCTCCATCGAGACCGAAGAACATCTGATCGGCGGTTCCGCGATCAAGGCGACCGGCTCGCCATTCCCTGCCGAGACCGAAGCCGCTTGCATCAGCAGCGACGCCGTTCTGCTCGGTGCGGTCGGAGCTCCGGAATTTGACCATCTCTTGCCCGAACATCGGCCCGAGATCGGCTTGTTGAAACTTCGCCAGGCCCTCGGCGGATTTGCCAATCTTCGCCCGGCTGCGGCCGTTCCGGCACTGATCGATTCTTCACCGCTGCGCCGCGAGATATTCGAAGGGACCGACCTGCTCATCGTCCGCGAACTGCTCGGCGGGCTTTACTTCGGCACACCACGCGGCTTCAACGAAGATAATACCGTAGGTTACAACACGATGCGCTACTCCGTCACCGAGGTCGAACGGGTGGCCCACGTTGCTTTCCAATCAGCTCGCGGCCGCCGCAAAAAACTTACCTCGGTCGATAAAGCAAACGTCCTCGAAGCCTCACGCCTCTGGCGTCAAACCGTTACCAAGGTTGCTGAGCAATATCCCGACGTTGCTCTCGATCACCTGTTTGTCGATGCCTGTGCGATGCATCTCGTAACCGATCCGAAGCAGTTCGACGTGATCCTGACGGAAAATCTTTTCGGTGACATCCTCTCAGACGAAGCCGCCGTTCTGACCGGTTCGCTCGGTATGCTTCCGTCCGCAACGATCGGCGGAAAGGTCGATTTTTACGAACCGATCCACGGCTCGGCACCTGAAATTGCCGGCAAGAACATCGCCAACCCGCTCGGCGCGATAGCGTCAGCGGCGATGCTCTTGCGATACACAGCCAAAAATGAATTGGCGGCGGCTGCGATAGAAAAAGCTATAAACTGGGTACTCGAAAAAGGCCACCGCACCGCAGACATCGCCGGAGCCGGCGGAAAAGTAGTAAATTCGACCACCGAAATGGGCGCAATGGTCGCCAGCCGTGCCGTCGAATTTGCGAATGTGAATAACGCGTATCACGCGGTTTAA
- the leuC gene encoding 3-isopropylmalate dehydratase large subunit produces MKTLYDKIWDRHLVHAEAGKPSLLYIDLHLIHEVTSPQAFEGLRLAGRKLRRPELTFGTIDHAIPTINRNLPFKDPIAAQQVKTLRENCKEFGVALYDLDRIEQGIIHVFGPEQGLTQPGMTIVCGDSHTSTHGAFGALAFGIGTSEVEHVFATQCLQQDRSKNFCINVEGELPFGVTSKDVILGIINEIGANGGVGHVIEYTGSAIRSLSMEGRMTVCNMSIEGGAKAGLIAPDETTFEYIKGKPFAPKNWEAAVEDWRSLTTDEGAHFDKTVEIDAASLEPYVTWGTSPDMSVKVSDAVPDLSDARDENEAKSFERMYQYMGVEPSQRIDQIAIDRAFIGSCTNSRIEDLREAAKVAKGYSVSGRVNAMIVPGSMQIKRQAEEEGLAKIFTDAGFEWRDAGCSMCLAMNEDILQPGERCASTSNRNFEGRQGRGGRTHLVSPMMAAAAAIAGHFVDVRDWKFND; encoded by the coding sequence ATGAAAACCCTCTACGACAAGATATGGGACCGCCATCTGGTCCACGCCGAGGCAGGAAAACCTTCGCTCCTGTACATCGATCTGCACTTGATCCACGAAGTGACCAGCCCTCAGGCTTTTGAGGGATTACGGCTCGCGGGGCGGAAACTTCGACGTCCGGAACTCACGTTCGGCACGATCGACCACGCCATCCCGACGATCAACCGCAATCTGCCGTTCAAAGATCCGATCGCCGCACAGCAGGTCAAGACCTTACGCGAAAACTGCAAAGAATTCGGCGTCGCTCTCTATGACCTCGACCGCATCGAACAAGGGATCATCCACGTTTTCGGCCCGGAACAAGGCCTGACGCAGCCCGGAATGACGATCGTCTGCGGCGATTCGCATACTTCGACGCACGGTGCTTTTGGAGCGCTTGCCTTTGGAATTGGCACTAGCGAGGTCGAGCATGTGTTTGCAACGCAGTGTCTGCAGCAGGATAGGTCAAAGAATTTCTGCATCAACGTCGAAGGTGAGCTTCCCTTCGGCGTGACGTCAAAAGACGTTATCCTCGGCATTATCAACGAGATAGGAGCCAACGGCGGTGTCGGCCACGTGATCGAATACACTGGCTCCGCGATCCGCAGCCTCTCGATGGAAGGCCGCATGACCGTCTGCAACATGAGCATCGAGGGCGGCGCAAAAGCTGGATTGATCGCTCCGGACGAGACGACATTCGAATACATCAAGGGCAAACCATTCGCTCCGAAAAACTGGGAAGCGGCGGTCGAAGATTGGAGATCACTCACGACCGACGAAGGTGCTCATTTCGACAAGACCGTCGAGATCGACGCCGCTTCGCTCGAACCATATGTCACGTGGGGAACTTCGCCGGATATGTCGGTTAAGGTCAGCGACGCTGTTCCCGATCTGAGCGATGCACGCGATGAAAATGAGGCGAAGTCGTTCGAGCGGATGTATCAGTATATGGGCGTTGAGCCTTCGCAGCGGATCGACCAGATCGCGATCGACCGTGCATTCATCGGCTCGTGTACAAATTCCCGCATCGAAGACCTCCGCGAAGCCGCCAAAGTCGCGAAAGGCTACAGCGTCAGCGGCCGCGTGAACGCGATGATCGTTCCCGGCTCGATGCAGATAAAACGGCAGGCTGAAGAGGAAGGTTTGGCGAAAATATTCACCGACGCCGGTTTCGAATGGCGCGACGCCGGATGCTCGATGTGCCTCGCCATGAACGAAGACATACTCCAACCGGGCGAACGCTGCGCATCGACCAGCAACCGCAATTTCGAAGGCCGCCAGGGCCGCGGCGGACGCACACACCTCGTTTCACCCATGATGGCCGCCGCAGCGGCGATCGCAGGGCATTTTGTGGATGTGCGGGATTGGAAGTTTAATGACTAG
- a CDS encoding 2-isopropylmalate synthase, whose translation MSNTRIAIFDTTLRDGEQSPGCSMYLEEKISMARQLEKLGVDVIEAGFPFASEGDFKSVVAVAEECRNTTIAALCRTVTSDIHSAANALKKAKRARIHTFVATSDIHLQYKLKKSRDEVIEMASHAVAAARECADEVEFSAEDATRSDVDFLCQVFNAAVDAGATILNVPDTVGYTLPNEYAALIAAVKERVVGDKDVTISVHCHNDLGLAVANSLAAIEAGATQVECTINGVGERAGNASLEELIMAMTVRADKMPYSNNIVTTELYPTSQLLSSIVSFGVQPNKAIVGRNAFAHEAGIHQHGVLSNPLCYEIMTPESVGVPKNSIVLGKHSGRHALIARYEALGFNLNDSEIASIYPRFIALADRKKNVYDQDLMALAPARGPTAIAA comes from the coding sequence ATGAGTAACACGAGAATCGCGATCTTCGACACAACGCTGCGTGATGGCGAGCAGTCACCCGGCTGCTCTATGTACCTTGAGGAAAAGATATCTATGGCCCGCCAGCTCGAAAAGCTCGGCGTTGATGTGATCGAAGCCGGATTCCCCTTCGCATCCGAAGGCGATTTCAAATCGGTCGTTGCCGTCGCGGAAGAATGCCGCAATACGACGATCGCCGCATTATGCCGCACGGTCACCTCTGATATTCACAGTGCAGCAAATGCACTGAAGAAAGCCAAACGTGCCCGCATTCACACATTTGTCGCGACGTCTGACATTCATCTCCAATACAAGTTGAAAAAGAGCCGGGACGAGGTCATTGAGATGGCTTCGCACGCCGTTGCCGCTGCTCGCGAATGCGCCGATGAAGTCGAATTTTCGGCCGAGGACGCAACCCGTAGCGATGTCGATTTTCTTTGTCAGGTCTTTAATGCTGCCGTCGATGCCGGTGCGACCATTCTGAACGTTCCCGACACGGTTGGCTACACGCTGCCAAATGAGTACGCCGCGTTGATCGCCGCCGTGAAAGAACGCGTGGTCGGTGATAAAGACGTAACCATCAGCGTCCACTGTCACAACGATCTCGGCCTCGCCGTCGCCAACAGCCTCGCCGCGATCGAAGCCGGAGCCACGCAGGTCGAATGCACCATCAACGGCGTCGGTGAACGTGCGGGCAACGCTTCGCTTGAGGAATTGATAATGGCAATGACCGTTCGTGCGGACAAGATGCCGTACAGCAACAACATTGTCACGACCGAGCTTTATCCGACGAGCCAACTGCTCTCCTCGATCGTCAGCTTCGGCGTCCAGCCGAACAAGGCTATCGTCGGACGTAATGCTTTTGCCCACGAGGCCGGCATTCATCAGCATGGAGTGTTGAGCAACCCGCTTTGTTACGAGATAATGACGCCTGAATCGGTCGGCGTGCCGAAAAACAGCATCGTCCTCGGTAAACACTCTGGCCGCCACGCGCTGATCGCCCGGTACGAAGCTCTCGGGTTCAACCTGAACGACAGCGAGATCGCCAGCATCTACCCGCGTTTCATCGCCCTGGCAGACCGCAAAAAGAACGTGTACGACCAGGACCTAATGGCCCTCGCTCCAGCTCGCGGGCCGACGGCAATTGCAGCCTAG
- a CDS encoding serine/threonine-protein phosphatase produces MFTVETHAASHIGRVRKGNEDNYLLLNISDAKAWTSSQEDGEFVIESQKFDVTANGVVMAVSDGMGGALAGEVASTMAVETVSEKMLDEDSDQTLTPEEQDHYLISKLYNATVFANYLIHQQGRTDPQFQGMGATFTGIGVTPSSADIIQVGDSRAYLVRSGKIYQVTKDQSLVQQLIDAHQISPEEAETHTLKNVILQALGAQNEIYPVSARVTPCRNDVFILCSDGLSNKVGATDMQRIVLDNQDGLQNACAELVKLANQNGGEDNITVVIAKFTGEGLSEPVEEGVKLELIDLGGIHDTADQDLGDEDTTEIMNRRLED; encoded by the coding sequence ATGTTTACTGTTGAGACACACGCCGCCTCGCACATCGGACGCGTCCGAAAAGGAAACGAGGACAACTACCTTCTGCTAAACATCTCGGACGCCAAGGCGTGGACGAGCTCGCAGGAGGACGGCGAATTTGTCATCGAAAGCCAGAAGTTCGACGTGACCGCTAACGGCGTTGTTATGGCGGTATCTGATGGTATGGGCGGAGCTTTAGCCGGCGAGGTCGCGAGCACAATGGCGGTCGAAACGGTGAGCGAAAAGATGCTCGACGAGGATTCGGATCAAACGTTAACGCCGGAGGAACAGGACCACTACCTCATCAGCAAACTCTACAACGCCACCGTTTTCGCCAACTATCTCATTCACCAGCAAGGCCGGACCGACCCACAGTTTCAGGGCATGGGAGCGACTTTTACCGGGATAGGTGTTACGCCTTCGTCAGCAGACATTATTCAAGTTGGTGACAGCCGCGCCTATCTTGTCCGCAGCGGCAAGATCTATCAGGTTACTAAAGACCAATCGCTTGTCCAACAGCTGATCGACGCTCACCAAATTTCGCCTGAAGAAGCTGAAACACACACACTTAAAAACGTGATCCTCCAAGCCCTTGGTGCCCAGAACGAGATATACCCTGTCTCTGCGCGGGTTACGCCTTGTAGGAATGATGTTTTTATTCTCTGCAGCGACGGCCTCTCAAATAAGGTAGGCGCGACAGACATGCAGCGGATCGTTCTCGATAATCAAGATGGACTGCAGAATGCTTGTGCGGAACTCGTTAAACTCGCCAATCAGAATGGTGGTGAAGACAACATCACGGTCGTCATCGCTAAATTCACTGGCGAGGGTCTCTCTGAACCGGTTGAAGAAGGCGTCAAGCTCGAACTCATAGATCTCGGCGGCATCCACGATACTGCAGATCAGGACCTCGGTGATGAAGATACGACCGAGATCATGAACCGCAGGCTCGAGGATTAA
- a CDS encoding cystathionine gamma-synthase has product MGFSTVAIHAGNEPDIATGAVSVPIYQTSTYKQEALGKPTGGYEYARTQNPTRSALERNISALENAKFGFAFASGMSAIDTTLKLVKAGDHVILGDNTYGGTFRLFNRILKDYGIEFDLADTSDLSNLEKAFKPNTKMVFVETPTNPIMTITDLKGVSGLAHANGAKVVCDNTFMSPYFQRPIDLGVDIVVHSTTKYLNGHSDSVGGFVALNDEKDAEWIGFVQNAIGAILSPMDSFLVLRGTKTLALRMEAHDKNGRMVANFLAEHPKVEKVYYPGLASHPQHELAKRQQTGFGGMVSFETGSLDNARKVLEGVKLCTLGESLGGVESLISHPASMTHASIPEATRAKLGITDGLVRISVGIEDVEDILEDLDQALT; this is encoded by the coding sequence ATGGGATTTTCGACCGTCGCCATTCACGCAGGCAACGAACCTGACATTGCCACGGGGGCGGTCAGCGTTCCGATCTACCAGACATCTACCTACAAGCAGGAAGCCCTCGGCAAACCGACTGGCGGTTACGAATACGCTCGAACCCAAAACCCGACCCGCTCGGCATTAGAAAGAAACATTTCAGCTCTCGAGAACGCCAAATTCGGCTTCGCCTTTGCGTCAGGAATGTCCGCGATCGACACGACGCTAAAGCTCGTAAAAGCAGGCGATCACGTCATCCTCGGCGACAACACCTACGGCGGAACGTTCCGGCTTTTTAACCGCATTCTGAAAGATTACGGCATCGAATTTGACCTCGCCGACACTTCGGATCTCTCGAATCTCGAAAAAGCATTCAAGCCGAACACGAAAATGGTCTTTGTCGAAACGCCGACAAACCCGATCATGACCATCACAGACCTGAAGGGTGTTTCCGGCCTTGCCCATGCAAATGGTGCGAAGGTCGTCTGTGACAACACTTTCATGTCGCCATATTTTCAGCGGCCGATCGATCTTGGTGTCGATATTGTGGTTCATTCCACTACTAAATATCTGAACGGCCACTCGGACAGCGTGGGCGGCTTTGTCGCTCTCAACGATGAGAAAGACGCAGAATGGATCGGATTTGTGCAGAACGCGATCGGAGCGATCTTGTCACCAATGGATTCGTTTCTGGTTCTGCGCGGAACAAAAACGCTTGCCCTCCGCATGGAAGCACACGATAAGAACGGCCGTATGGTCGCAAACTTCCTTGCCGAGCATCCGAAGGTTGAAAAAGTTTACTATCCCGGGCTCGCCTCACATCCGCAGCACGAACTGGCAAAACGCCAGCAGACGGGCTTCGGCGGAATGGTTTCGTTCGAAACAGGTTCGCTCGATAATGCACGAAAAGTTTTAGAGGGCGTTAAGCTCTGCACGCTGGGTGAAAGCCTCGGCGGCGTCGAAAGCCTGATCTCGCATCCGGCCTCGATGACACACGCGTCCATTCCTGAGGCAACGCGTGCTAAACTAGGAATTACTGACGGCCTGGTACGAATCTCGGTCGGGATCGAGGATGTCGAAGACATTCTGGAAGATCTTGATCAGGCACTTACTTAG